CAAATCCTGCCCCCGCCACCAACGAAACAGCAGGTCAACGGCCCTTTCCGAGAGACTCGGAGAGGGCCGTTCCTCCGTTTTCGGCCATTCTTCTACCGGGTTTTCTAGGCTCAACTGACGCTCTCGGGGGTCGCTGAGCGCTGATCGTGGGGGGCTGGTCCGCGAGCGCACGCCGCCCTCTCCCTACGTTGCCTGGCTGTCTAGGACAGTCAACGTGGAAGGGACGGCGTGCGCGTCAGCAAGGTACTCAAGGCGATCTGTGGGTTCTCCCGTGAGGTCGTGGTCATCGGCGTCGGGGTCATCTCCGGGCCCCGTCCGGTGCTGGAGATCCATGTCCGCTCGAAGCTGCGGCGTCGGGGCCGGTGCGGGCGTTGCGGCCAGCTGGGGTCGTGGTTCGACAACGGGGGCGGGGCCCGCCGGTGGCGCCATGTTGATGCCGGGTTCGCGACCGTGGAGCTGGTGGCCGTGGGCCGCCGGGTCGACTGCACCGGGTGCGGGCCGACCGTCGCCGCGGTGCCGTGGGCCCGTCACGACTCGGCGTTCACCCGGGCGTTCGAGGACCTGGTGGTCCACGACGCCATCGTCGGCAACAAGGCGGCCGCTGCGGTCCGCTACGGCATCAGCTGGCGGGCGGTCAACAACGCCTGTGTCCGCCTGGCCACCGAGGCGCTGGATCGGGTCGACCTCCTCGACGGAGTCACCGCGATCGCCATCGACGAGGTCAAGTACAAGAAGGGCCAGCGGTACCTGACCGTCGTCTGCGACCACGCCACCGGCAAGGTGATCTGGGCGGCCAAAGGCCGCTCCCGGGCCACGGTCGGCCAGTTCTTCGATGCCCTCGGCGACCGCGCTGATGGCCTGGAGTTCGTGACCGCCGATGGGGCCGCCTGGATCCGTGACGTCGTGGCCGTCCGAGCCCCGAACGCCATCGTCTGCCTGGACACCTTCCACGTCATCGGCTGGGCCATCGACGCCCTCGACGTGGTCCGCCGCCAGGAATGGAACCGTCTCCGCCAGGCCGGAGCCGCCGGGGCCGCCAAGGAGTTCAAGGGGCTGCGGTTCCTGCTCCGCCGGAACTGGGAGAACCTCGCGCCCGGTCAACGCGCAGTGATCGATCGCCTCGCTCGAGCCAACCGGCGCACCTTCCGGGCTCACCAGCTCAAGGAGGAGCTGCGTGACATCTTCGCCCTGCCACCCACCGCCGCCCGCTGGGCGCTCGACCAGTGGCTGGCCTGGGCGTCACGATCGAAGCTCGCCCCCTTCGTCCGCCTCGCGAGGACGATCCGGACCTACCGGCCCTCCATCGAAGCCACCCTCGAATGGCGGCTCACCAACGGCATCGCCGAGTCCAACAACGCCAGCATCGGCCGCATCCGCACCAACGCCCGCGGCTTCCACGACCCCCACGCCTTCATCACCATGATCATGCTCGACCGCGCCGGCCTCAACCCCCAGCTCCCCTGGGATCACGCCGCATGACCCCCGACACCGTCAGTTGTCCCGTTTTCTACCGGGTCGCCTGAAACAGCCGACAACGGCTCGCCACAGGGCCGGTCGGGCGGGCATGAGGGGCTTGATCGGGCGCGCTCCCGAGGTGACCTTCGGGTTCGGGGGATCCGGCGGTGAAATGCCTCCTCGAACGGCCCGACAGGCCCAGCGCCCTTCACCAGTCCATGTTGGAGGCCTGGTCGATCATGAAGCTGCGCCGGTCCATGTACTTCTCCAGCTCGCCTGCGGCCGCCGCGGCGCGAAGTGCCCGGCGGCTGTCGCTGTCGAACCACATGGGAAGCGTGGACTCTCCGTACGTGAACGCGTCCGCCAGCGGCCCCAGGCGCATCCAGGCGAGAACCTCATCCACCGCTTTCCATCCGTCGGCGCTTCCGCCGAAGAAGTTGTACTCGGCGAAGGGGAAGACCGACTGCGGCAGCTCGGGCTCGAAGGTGTAGGTGGGGCGCTGCGAGGTGGAGGTGACGCCCGTTGGCACGGCGCCGTACCCC
Above is a window of Iamia majanohamensis DNA encoding:
- a CDS encoding ISL3 family transposase, which translates into the protein MRVSKVLKAICGFSREVVVIGVGVISGPRPVLEIHVRSKLRRRGRCGRCGQLGSWFDNGGGARRWRHVDAGFATVELVAVGRRVDCTGCGPTVAAVPWARHDSAFTRAFEDLVVHDAIVGNKAAAAVRYGISWRAVNNACVRLATEALDRVDLLDGVTAIAIDEVKYKKGQRYLTVVCDHATGKVIWAAKGRSRATVGQFFDALGDRADGLEFVTADGAAWIRDVVAVRAPNAIVCLDTFHVIGWAIDALDVVRRQEWNRLRQAGAAGAAKEFKGLRFLLRRNWENLAPGQRAVIDRLARANRRTFRAHQLKEELRDIFALPPTAARWALDQWLAWASRSKLAPFVRLARTIRTYRPSIEATLEWRLTNGIAESNNASIGRIRTNARGFHDPHAFITMIMLDRAGLNPQLPWDHAA